The Campylobacter sp. RM16189 genome has a segment encoding these proteins:
- a CDS encoding HyaD/HybD family hydrogenase maturation endopeptidase has translation MKVLVLGIGNVMFSDEGVGVHFTEMIKRNYKFTHESNSLEFVDGGTLAIALTPIIAEFDYLIVVDCISADESSIGDVYFFDYEAMPNKISWDGSAHEVEMLQTLQLMELAGDMPKTKILGVVPKRIEPMSFELSDEIQASAKVMEKTLLKHLEELGFSYEKIANLNIIDLANEYKNKGI, from the coding sequence ATGAAGGTGCTCGTCCTTGGCATCGGTAATGTAATGTTCTCCGACGAAGGCGTCGGAGTTCATTTTACCGAAATGATAAAAAGAAACTACAAATTTACTCACGAATCCAACTCTTTAGAATTTGTTGACGGCGGCACCTTGGCGATAGCTTTAACTCCGATTATAGCGGAATTTGACTATCTTATAGTGGTTGATTGTATAAGCGCTGATGAATCAAGCATAGGCGATGTATATTTCTTTGACTACGAAGCGATGCCGAATAAAATTTCTTGGGACGGCTCGGCACACGAAGTTGAGATGCTTCAAACCCTTCAGCTTATGGAGCTTGCAGGAGACATGCCAAAGACTAAAATTTTAGGCGTAGTTCCAAAACGCATAGAGCCTATGAGTTTTGAGCTCTCAGATGAAATTCAAGCTAGCGCCAAAGTCATGGAAAAAACACTGCTAAAACACCTTGAAGAACTTGGATTTAGCTATGAAAAAATCGCAAATTTAAATATAATAGACCTCGCAAACGAATACAAAAACAAAGGCATCTGA
- the cybH gene encoding Ni/Fe-hydrogenase, b-type cytochrome subunit — translation MSHHKPDRISEYEFSIGLRLTHWIRFVAIAFLVVSGFYISYVFIAPEVTNEPTIFLNAKWRAAHQVAGFILIAVTIFKLYLFFFDKLSRKELASIYDFFSPKVWIAQIKYYIFLGPHPHLRGVYNPLQFASYLFFYLVLFVICLTGMVLYVHVYHEGIGGLFYEPMRYFEELMGGLANVRTIHRVAMWIIMIFVPVHIYMAVFNAVKGKNGAMDAVVSGYKFVKEEH, via the coding sequence ATGTCACATCATAAACCCGATCGCATCAGCGAATACGAATTTTCGATAGGTCTTAGGCTTACGCACTGGATTAGATTTGTAGCGATTGCATTTCTAGTCGTAAGCGGGTTTTATATATCTTATGTGTTTATAGCTCCTGAGGTTACTAACGAGCCTACGATATTTTTAAATGCAAAATGGCGCGCGGCTCACCAAGTGGCGGGATTTATACTCATCGCGGTTACGATATTTAAGCTTTATCTTTTCTTTTTTGATAAGCTTAGCAGAAAAGAGCTTGCAAGTATTTATGATTTCTTTAGTCCAAAAGTTTGGATAGCGCAGATCAAATATTATATATTTTTAGGACCGCATCCGCATCTAAGAGGCGTTTATAACCCGCTTCAGTTTGCGTCATATCTGTTCTTTTATCTTGTGCTGTTTGTGATCTGCCTAACAGGCATGGTGCTATATGTGCATGTTTATCACGAAGGGATTGGCGGGCTATTTTATGAGCCGATGAGATATTTTGAAGAGCTTATGGGCGGACTAGCAAACGTTAGAACGATTCACCGCGTAGCGATGTGGATCATAATGATATTTGTTCCGGTTCATATCTATATGGCCGTATTTAACGCGGTTAAAGGTAAAAACGGTGCTATGGATGCCGTTGTAAGCGGATATAAATTTGTCAAAGAAGAGCACTGA
- the hypF gene encoding carbamoyltransferase HypF, producing the protein MKRCVRYEISGLVQGVGFRPFIYNLALKFNLFGEVYNDDEGVKLTLYGKDEALNKFDKALIDELPQLARIDQILKFELDDVKFSDFKIIASKSAKKHAPILPDFALCVDCEREFYDVMNPRYHYPFINCTNCGPRFSIIKSLPYDRINTTMNEFKMCEFCAREYKDPTNRRYHAQPISCPNCGPSLSLKDKFGKIVTAGNESVKIAAKLINEGKILAVKGLGGFHLVCDATNEEVVNELRARKHRPKKPFAIMCKNLQNAKKHAYICPAEEQILTSNLKPIVVLQSRTESNLSKQIAPNLNKIGIFLPYTGVHLLLFEYLKNDIVATSANISGEPIIYNETSLLEKMGDVIDYYLDNNREIESPSDDSIVFVVDDEPVFLRTSRGVNPKFLHTNFKDKRTILAVGAELKNQFAIYKDGEVMISPYIGDLKNVATYERFCSLIELFEQVYELKFDEIVADLHPHFLNLKWAKEYVAKNGAKITQIQHHYAHLLSVMFENSLDPNKEYLGFCFDGTGYGEKGDIWGGEVMRLSAREYERVYNFDEFYLIGAESSIKNIWQISYSIILKYDLEEFAEVFLSHFDTTKLQNLKKLHERNLGVFTTSSLGRIFDAFGSIILGLKTVSYEGEIGMELEALYDESIQKSYKFELDNQKIVFKEAFKSALKDDKKTAATAFINGLCDIVTQIAKIDSRDVLLSGGVFQNRVFLRKIINSFKNNSIKYYFNKTHPINDSSIATGQLYYLLNNL; encoded by the coding sequence TTGAAGAGATGCGTGAGATATGAAATTTCAGGTCTTGTTCAGGGAGTAGGATTTCGTCCTTTTATCTATAATTTAGCTCTTAAATTCAATCTTTTTGGCGAAGTTTATAACGATGATGAGGGTGTTAAACTAACGCTATATGGCAAAGATGAGGCATTAAACAAATTTGATAAAGCTTTGATAGATGAGCTTCCCCAGCTAGCTAGGATCGATCAAATTTTAAAATTTGAGCTTGATGATGTTAAATTTAGTGACTTTAAGATAATTGCTTCAAAGTCCGCCAAAAAGCACGCTCCGATTTTGCCGGACTTTGCACTTTGTGTTGATTGCGAGCGAGAATTTTATGATGTCATGAATCCTCGCTATCACTATCCTTTTATAAACTGCACTAACTGCGGACCTAGATTTTCCATCATCAAATCGCTTCCATACGACCGCATAAATACGACTATGAACGAGTTTAAGATGTGCGAATTTTGCGCGAGAGAATACAAAGACCCCACCAATAGAAGATATCACGCTCAGCCGATATCTTGTCCAAACTGCGGCCCAAGTTTAAGCTTAAAAGACAAATTTGGAAAAATAGTAACAGCAGGAAACGAAAGTGTAAAAATAGCTGCAAAGCTTATAAACGAAGGTAAAATTTTAGCCGTTAAAGGGCTTGGTGGCTTTCATTTGGTGTGTGACGCTACAAACGAAGAAGTGGTAAATGAGCTAAGAGCTAGAAAACACCGCCCTAAAAAGCCTTTTGCTATCATGTGTAAAAATTTGCAAAATGCTAAAAAACACGCTTATATCTGCCCTGCCGAGGAGCAAATTTTAACCTCAAATTTAAAGCCGATAGTAGTACTTCAAAGCAGGACTGAATCAAATTTATCAAAGCAAATCGCACCAAATCTTAATAAAATAGGCATATTTTTGCCGTATACCGGCGTGCATCTTTTGCTGTTTGAATACCTAAAAAACGATATAGTGGCAACCTCTGCTAATATCTCAGGCGAGCCTATCATCTATAATGAGACTAGCTTACTTGAAAAGATGGGCGATGTGATTGATTATTATCTTGATAACAACCGAGAGATAGAGTCGCCAAGTGATGATAGCATCGTATTTGTCGTTGATGATGAGCCTGTTTTTTTGCGAACGAGTAGAGGGGTAAATCCTAAATTTTTGCATACAAATTTTAAAGATAAACGCACGATTTTAGCTGTCGGAGCGGAGCTAAAAAATCAATTTGCCATATACAAAGATGGTGAAGTGATGATAAGCCCTTATATAGGCGATCTTAAAAATGTAGCGACTTATGAGAGGTTTTGCTCTTTAATAGAGCTTTTTGAGCAGGTTTACGAGCTTAAATTTGACGAGATAGTAGCTGATTTACATCCGCATTTTTTAAATTTAAAATGGGCGAAAGAGTATGTCGCTAAAAATGGGGCTAAAATCACTCAAATTCAGCACCACTATGCTCATCTACTCTCGGTAATGTTTGAAAATAGTTTAGATCCCAATAAGGAGTATTTGGGCTTTTGTTTTGATGGTACCGGATATGGCGAAAAAGGCGATATCTGGGGCGGAGAAGTTATGAGATTAAGCGCTAGAGAGTATGAGAGAGTTTATAATTTTGATGAATTTTATCTAATAGGCGCAGAGAGCAGTATAAAAAATATATGGCAGATTTCATACTCAATTATATTAAAATATGATTTAGAAGAATTTGCTGAAGTTTTTTTGAGTCATTTTGATACAACAAAACTACAAAATCTAAAAAAGTTACATGAACGAAACTTAGGTGTTTTCACAACAAGTTCTCTTGGTCGTATTTTTGATGCTTTTGGAAGCATTATTTTGGGGCTTAAAACTGTTAGTTACGAAGGTGAAATCGGAATGGAACTTGAGGCTTTATATGACGAAAGTATACAAAAAAGCTATAAATTTGAACTGGATAATCAAAAAATAGTCTTTAAAGAGGCTTTCAAGTCGGCTCTAAAGGATGATAAAAAAACAGCGGCAACAGCTTTTATAAACGGACTTTGTGATATTGTAACCCAAATTGCTAAAATTGATAGTAGGGATGTTTTGCTTTCGGGTGGAGTGTTTCAAAATAGAGTTTTCTTAAGAAAAATAATTAATAGTTTTAAAAATAATAGTATAAAATATTATTTTAACAAAACTCATCCAATAAATGATTCTTCGATAGCTACGGGGCAATTATACTATTTATTAAACAACTTATAA
- the nikR gene encoding nickel-responsive transcriptional regulator NikR, whose translation MDEIIRFSVSLPKQLLDELDKKVSSQGYASRSEFTRDLIREKIISDSWKNADEDLIGVLTLIYTHHQNDLVVKMMNIEHDACVEITCTTHIHIDHYNCLETLILRGKAAQIEEFSAKIAGLKGVKFAKLTKAAVPSS comes from the coding sequence ATGGACGAGATAATCAGATTTAGTGTTTCCTTGCCGAAGCAGTTGTTAGATGAACTTGACAAGAAGGTAAGCTCACAAGGCTATGCATCAAGGAGCGAATTCACGCGTGACTTGATTCGAGAAAAGATTATCAGCGATAGTTGGAAAAATGCTGATGAGGATTTGATAGGAGTTTTGACGCTGATTTATACTCATCATCAAAACGATTTAGTAGTTAAAATGATGAATATAGAGCATGATGCCTGTGTGGAGATAACATGCACAACTCATATACATATAGATCATTATAATTGTCTGGAGACTCTTATTTTGCGCGGGAAAGCGGCGCAGATAGAGGAATTTTCAGCTAAAATAGCAGGGCTTAAAGGAGTGAAATTTGCAAAACTCACTAAAGCGGCTGTTCCAAGCTCGTAG
- a CDS encoding nickel-dependent hydrogenase large subunit — translation MSEQRIVVDPVTRIEGHLRVEVVVDENNVVKEAYSGSTLWRGIEQIVKGRDPRDVGFFTQRICGVCTYSHYKAGIIAVEDALGITPPLNAVLTRTLMSAALFMHDHPVHFYQLHGLDFVDVVSALSADVRKASEEAFKYCDTPLATGADHLKAVQDKVKAFVQKGNLGPFANAYWGHKTYHFTPEQNLIALSHYLECLRIQRTAAQMMAIFGSKQPHPQSLTVGGVTCVMDILSPSRLGEYMVKFQEVKEFIDRAYYPDLVMAGKAYANEPSVLNDVGTPNLYTYKELPLGSNEWLFESGIILNGDISKVHEVDDNKITEEATHAWYKNPAPLHPYEGQTDPNYTGFKKGKTLDQNGKEVEAQLFDIKGKYSWIKAPRYDGIPMQVGPLANIVINYAKGNKYVVPVVDKFLKDTGLPITAVLSTLGRTATRMIEAKVIADNALKAFGNLVENLKVDQETCAKYVIDPKKEYRGRYMGHVPRGALSHWCRIKDGVITNWQAVVPSTWNASPKDANGVRGSYEECLIGLKIADLTQPLEIIRKIHSYDPCIACAVHVMDTKGNKISEYKINPNL, via the coding sequence ATGAGCGAACAAAGAATAGTAGTAGATCCTGTAACGAGGATTGAAGGGCACTTGCGCGTAGAGGTAGTGGTAGATGAAAATAATGTAGTTAAAGAGGCCTATTCAGGCTCAACTCTTTGGCGCGGAATAGAACAAATCGTAAAAGGACGCGACCCTAGAGATGTTGGATTCTTCACTCAAAGAATTTGCGGAGTATGCACCTATTCTCACTACAAGGCAGGTATTATTGCTGTAGAGGATGCATTGGGTATTACGCCTCCTTTAAATGCCGTATTAACAAGAACTCTTATGAGTGCGGCGCTTTTTATGCATGATCATCCTGTGCATTTTTATCAACTTCACGGACTTGATTTTGTTGATGTTGTATCGGCTCTTAGTGCCGATGTTAGAAAGGCTAGTGAAGAGGCTTTTAAATACTGTGATACACCTCTTGCGACAGGAGCTGATCACCTAAAAGCTGTACAAGATAAGGTAAAAGCCTTTGTTCAAAAGGGAAATTTGGGGCCATTTGCTAATGCTTATTGGGGACATAAAACTTATCATTTTACTCCTGAGCAAAATTTAATAGCTCTCTCTCACTATCTTGAGTGTTTGAGAATTCAAAGGACTGCGGCTCAAATGATGGCCATATTTGGTTCTAAGCAACCCCATCCGCAAAGTTTAACAGTAGGTGGAGTAACCTGTGTGATGGATATTCTTAGTCCTTCAAGACTTGGCGAGTATATGGTTAAATTTCAGGAAGTTAAAGAATTTATAGATAGAGCTTACTATCCTGATTTGGTAATGGCAGGCAAGGCTTATGCCAATGAGCCTAGCGTACTAAATGATGTTGGAACACCTAATTTATATACATATAAAGAGTTGCCTTTAGGTTCGAATGAATGGCTATTTGAGAGTGGTATTATTTTAAACGGCGATATAAGCAAGGTTCATGAGGTTGACGATAATAAGATTACCGAAGAGGCTACACACGCTTGGTATAAAAATCCTGCACCTCTTCACCCTTATGAAGGACAAACCGATCCTAATTATACGGGCTTTAAAAAAGGCAAAACCCTAGATCAAAATGGTAAAGAAGTTGAAGCTCAACTGTTTGATATTAAGGGTAAATACTCTTGGATTAAGGCTCCTAGATATGACGGAATTCCTATGCAGGTAGGACCTTTGGCTAATATTGTTATTAACTATGCAAAAGGCAACAAATATGTAGTTCCTGTTGTAGATAAATTCTTAAAAGATACTGGACTACCGATAACAGCAGTGCTGTCTACGCTAGGAAGAACAGCTACTCGTATGATTGAGGCAAAGGTTATTGCAGATAATGCCTTGAAGGCATTCGGTAATCTTGTGGAGAATTTAAAAGTTGACCAAGAGACTTGCGCTAAATATGTCATAGATCCTAAGAAAGAGTATAGGGGCAGATATATGGGGCATGTTCCAAGAGGTGCTTTATCTCACTGGTGCAGAATCAAAGACGGCGTTATAACAAACTGGCAAGCGGTAGTTCCATCAACATGGAATGCATCTCCAAAGGATGCAAATGGTGTTCGCGGTTCATACGAAGAGTGTCTAATAGGGCTTAAGATAGCCGATTTAACTCAGCCGCTTGAAATTATTCGTAAAATTCACTCTTACGATCCATGTATCGCTTGTGCGGTTCACGTTATGGATACTAAGGGAAATAAGATTAGCGAATACAAAATAAATCCAAATTTGTAA
- the fumC gene encoding class II fumarate hydratase — translation MQYRIEKDTMGEIKVPNDKYWGAQTERSFENFKIGEEKMPKEVIKGFAYLKKACVIVNHKLNRLDEAKTKAISQACDEIVQGKLCGNFPLVVWQTGSGTQSNMNLNEVIANRATEILGEDFRIKKLVHPNDDVNKGQSSNDTYPTAMRVAFVVEIQKQLLPALSKLKATLESKSKEFKDIVKIGRTHLQDATPLTLGQELSGYVEMLRKAQLQVNDAMKYLCELAIGGTAVGTGLNSHPEFSNLVSEELNTLTKSEFKFVSHPNKFHGLTSHDGEVFLSGALDGLAANLMKIANDIRWLASGPRCGIGEIFIPENEPGSSIMPGKVNPTQCEAMTMVSVQVMANHFAVTLSASQGNFELNVFKPVLTYNLLQSIRLLSDAMISFNDHCAVGIEPNLKVIDGYLHGSLMLVTALNPYIGYENAAKIAKTAHKNGTTLKEEAVNLGILTAEEFDKYVRPEEMTYPKK, via the coding sequence ATGCAATATAGAATAGAAAAAGACACCATGGGTGAAATCAAGGTTCCAAACGATAAGTATTGGGGTGCTCAAACCGAAAGAAGCTTTGAGAATTTTAAAATCGGCGAAGAAAAAATGCCAAAAGAAGTTATCAAAGGCTTTGCATATCTTAAAAAAGCTTGCGTGATAGTAAATCACAAGCTAAACAGACTTGATGAAGCCAAAACCAAAGCCATATCACAGGCTTGCGACGAGATAGTGCAGGGCAAGTTATGCGGAAATTTCCCTCTTGTAGTTTGGCAAACAGGCTCAGGAACTCAGTCAAATATGAACTTAAACGAAGTCATCGCAAACAGAGCGACTGAAATTTTAGGCGAGGATTTTAGAATAAAAAAACTTGTTCATCCAAACGATGACGTAAACAAAGGTCAAAGCTCAAACGACACTTATCCAACTGCGATGAGAGTTGCGTTTGTAGTAGAAATTCAAAAGCAGCTTTTGCCTGCGCTTAGCAAGCTTAAAGCGACTTTGGAAAGCAAGAGTAAAGAGTTTAAAGACATAGTGAAAATAGGGCGCACGCACTTGCAAGATGCTACTCCGCTCACACTCGGACAAGAGCTTAGCGGATATGTCGAGATGCTTAGAAAAGCGCAGCTTCAAGTAAATGACGCAATGAAGTATCTTTGTGAGCTTGCTATCGGTGGAACAGCCGTAGGAACGGGGCTAAATTCGCATCCAGAGTTTTCAAATTTAGTAAGCGAAGAGCTAAACACTCTAACTAAAAGCGAGTTTAAATTCGTCTCTCATCCAAATAAATTTCACGGACTTACAAGTCATGACGGCGAAGTATTTTTAAGCGGAGCTCTTGATGGTTTGGCTGCAAATTTAATGAAGATAGCAAACGATATAAGATGGCTTGCAAGTGGCCCAAGATGCGGTATAGGCGAAATTTTTATCCCTGAAAATGAGCCCGGAAGCTCCATAATGCCGGGCAAAGTAAATCCGACGCAGTGCGAAGCGATGACTATGGTATCGGTTCAGGTCATGGCAAATCATTTTGCGGTAACTCTTAGCGCCTCTCAAGGAAATTTTGAGCTAAACGTGTTTAAACCGGTGCTTACTTATAACTTGCTTCAATCAATCAGACTTTTAAGCGATGCGATGATAAGCTTTAACGATCACTGTGCTGTGGGGATTGAACCGAATTTAAAGGTTATAGACGGCTATTTGCACGGCTCGCTTATGCTAGTAACTGCGCTAAATCCTTATATAGGATATGAAAATGCGGCTAAGATAGCTAAAACAGCTCATAAAAACGGCACTACGCTAAAAGAAGAGGCTGTAAATTTAGGGATTTTAACTGCTGAAGAGTTTGATAAATATGTCCGTCCTGAAGAGATGACCTATCCTAAAAAATAA
- the nhaA gene encoding Na+/H+ antiporter NhaA: MKHFSFKKFVEHEASSGILLIFAAIIAMIFQNGVLSEFYNSFLRINAGFIFDELDIQKPLILWVNDGLMSIFFFLLGLELKRELIEGELRNFSQVILPVIGAIGGIVIPALIFYLFNHSDSFAIKGWAIPTATDTAFALGIIMILGRRVPASLKIFLVTMAIVDDVCAILIMAIFYSGNLSMVSIGIAGVVLLGLLALNLLNINKKALYLILGIILWISVLKSGVHATLAGVVSAFFIPLKFKNSDRSMLKEIEHDLHGYIAFFVLPVFAFVNAGISLNGIGVEQIFHPVSVGVIAGLFIGKQLGVFGFCFIAIKLGIAKLPKYSNTLQFYGLCILTGIGFTMSLFINSLSYHDTQQFAYADKLAILIASLISGIVGYAVLYFAGRHRIIRCVE, translated from the coding sequence ATGAAGCACTTCTCTTTTAAAAAATTTGTCGAACATGAGGCTAGCTCTGGAATCTTACTGATTTTTGCCGCTATTATCGCAATGATATTTCAAAATGGTGTTTTAAGTGAGTTTTATAACTCATTTTTACGTATAAATGCAGGTTTTATTTTTGATGAGCTTGATATCCAAAAGCCCCTTATTTTATGGGTAAATGACGGTCTTATGTCGATATTTTTCTTTCTTTTGGGGCTTGAGTTAAAGCGTGAACTTATAGAGGGAGAGCTTAGAAATTTCTCTCAAGTAATTTTGCCAGTAATCGGAGCTATAGGTGGCATTGTGATCCCTGCTCTTATATTTTATCTTTTTAATCATTCGGATTCTTTTGCCATAAAGGGCTGGGCGATACCGACTGCCACTGATACGGCTTTTGCACTTGGTATTATTATGATACTTGGCAGGAGAGTTCCGGCAAGCCTTAAAATTTTCTTGGTTACTATGGCGATTGTCGATGATGTTTGCGCAATTTTAATCATGGCAATTTTTTATAGTGGCAATTTATCTATGGTATCTATCGGTATTGCAGGTGTTGTATTATTAGGACTTCTTGCCTTAAATTTACTCAATATAAATAAAAAAGCACTATATCTGATTTTGGGCATTATTCTTTGGATAAGTGTTTTAAAATCCGGAGTGCATGCGACTTTAGCAGGTGTTGTTTCAGCATTTTTTATACCGCTTAAATTTAAAAATAGCGATAGATCGATGCTTAAAGAGATTGAGCATGATCTGCATGGATATATAGCATTTTTTGTCTTGCCTGTGTTTGCCTTTGTAAATGCAGGAATTTCATTAAATGGAATTGGTGTAGAGCAGATATTTCATCCTGTATCGGTAGGTGTAATTGCAGGTCTTTTTATAGGCAAACAGCTTGGGGTTTTTGGATTTTGCTTTATCGCCATAAAACTTGGCATAGCAAAACTTCCGAAATATTCTAATACGCTTCAATTTTACGGACTTTGTATATTAACAGGTATCGGATTTACTATGAGTTTATTTATCAACTCTCTTTCTTATCACGACACTCAGCAGTTTGCATATGCCGATAAACTTGCGATATTAATAGCATCTTTGATATCAGGAATCGTGGGATATGCGGTTTTATATTTTGCTGGTCGCCATAGAATAATAAGATGTGTAGAGTAA
- a CDS encoding DUF2157 domain-containing protein: MILLNKNFLANELAKWRNEGLIDRVTSEKIAARYDIDLQNIGDKKNFILKLVAYLFLALSLITLVGANWEEMPRYVRLLIIISILAFVNLSALFMLKKGRESTAISLFFLGNFCYGIAIALIAQIYHLGEHMPNGVLLWAVGAFVLSISTKKSILITQSLAIALLWFIMDIELRVSHEFLIFIAISFYMLLKDESKALTVMLFISIFVYIICNMANLSSFEFSQFMWYITINQIVLIGLSYSLFGISLSLVAQKFNKIKIAVALRWISLITGIAILLFAMSFISHRNYDYIDLNNSLAFYGRIYGVLHIVFATFSLIILAQFKRYYVAILALFLLILPFGVGYFFEYSNAIYSILSVITGAVLIKQDYLKLGLSTIFIVANVRYFDLIGDYIGTSLLFLLFAVIVLVVSRNKKAIKNES, encoded by the coding sequence ATGATTTTATTAAATAAGAATTTTTTAGCAAATGAGCTTGCAAAGTGGCGTAATGAAGGGCTGATAGATAGAGTAACTTCAGAAAAAATAGCAGCTAGATATGATATAGATTTGCAAAATATTGGCGATAAAAAAAACTTTATTTTAAAGCTTGTGGCGTATTTATTTTTGGCTCTTTCGTTGATTACTCTTGTGGGAGCCAATTGGGAAGAGATGCCGAGATATGTAAGACTTTTAATCATTATAAGCATTTTGGCTTTTGTAAATTTAAGTGCGCTTTTTATGCTAAAAAAGGGTAGAGAATCTACGGCTATCAGCTTATTTTTCTTAGGAAATTTTTGCTACGGAATAGCTATAGCATTGATAGCTCAAATTTATCATTTAGGTGAACATATGCCAAATGGAGTATTATTGTGGGCTGTTGGCGCATTTGTACTCTCAATATCTACTAAAAAATCCATTTTAATTACTCAGAGTTTAGCAATAGCCCTTCTTTGGTTCATTATGGATATCGAACTTAGAGTCTCGCATGAGTTTTTGATCTTTATAGCAATATCTTTTTATATGCTTTTAAAAGATGAGTCAAAGGCGCTTACTGTGATGCTTTTTATATCTATTTTTGTCTATATTATTTGTAATATGGCAAATTTAAGCTCTTTTGAATTTTCTCAATTTATGTGGTATATAACTATAAATCAAATCGTCTTAATAGGACTTTCATACTCGCTTTTTGGTATCTCTTTATCGCTTGTGGCTCAAAAATTTAATAAGATTAAGATAGCTGTTGCATTAAGATGGATATCTTTGATTACTGGCATAGCCATACTTCTTTTTGCTATGTCTTTTATTAGCCATAGAAATTATGACTATATAGATCTAAATAACTCACTTGCTTTTTATGGCAGGATTTATGGTGTTTTACATATCGTTTTTGCCACATTTTCCTTAATTATTTTAGCCCAATTTAAAAGGTATTACGTAGCTATTCTTGCTCTGTTTTTATTGATTCTGCCTTTTGGTGTCGGATATTTTTTTGAGTATTCAAACGCTATCTATTCCATACTAAGTGTTATAACCGGAGCCGTGCTAATAAAGCAAGATTATCTAAAGTTAGGATTATCAACTATATTTATAGTTGCCAATGTGAGGTATTTTGATCTAATAGGCGATTATATAGGAACAAGTTTACTGTTTTTGCTATTTGCAGTAATAGTACTTGTGGTCTCCAGAAATAAAAAGGCTATAAAAAATGAGAGTTAA
- a CDS encoding hydrogenase small subunit, translating to MKNDVLARVNERLNILAKLPRVKSEGSISEALKASGFTRRDFMKWAGAMTAFMALPASMTPIVAKAAELSDRLPVIWLHMAECTGCSESLLRTDTPTVDSLIFDYISLEYHETIMAASGWQAEENLESAIEKYKGRYILLVEGGIPMGATENYLTIGALGHTGYHNAKHASENAAAIFAIGTCSSFGGVQAARPNPSNSQAMSKVTSKPVINVPGCPPSEKNIVGNVLHYILFGTLPALDVFNRPKWAYGLRIHDLCERRGRFDAGEFVQRFGDEGAKDGYCLYKVGCKGPYTFNNCSRERFNQHTSWPVQAGHGCIGCSEPDFWDTMGPFEEPMGDRLFDTVLGLGADNVSDKIGIGVLALAGIGMAAHAALAVFAKDKEEKEA from the coding sequence ATGAAAAATGATGTTCTTGCCAGAGTTAATGAGCGACTCAATATTCTGGCCAAGCTACCAAGAGTAAAGAGTGAAGGCTCCATAAGCGAAGCTCTGAAGGCAAGCGGCTTTACTCGTCGTGATTTTATGAAATGGGCAGGTGCGATGACCGCGTTTATGGCGCTTCCTGCATCTATGACGCCTATCGTTGCAAAGGCTGCAGAGCTAAGCGATCGCTTGCCTGTGATATGGCTTCATATGGCAGAGTGTACAGGCTGTAGCGAAAGTCTACTTAGAACGGATACTCCTACGGTAGATAGTCTTATATTTGATTATATATCGCTTGAATATCACGAAACTATTATGGCGGCTTCCGGTTGGCAAGCTGAGGAGAATTTAGAAAGTGCTATAGAAAAATATAAAGGCAGGTATATACTTTTAGTTGAAGGTGGTATACCTATGGGTGCTACAGAAAACTATCTAACTATCGGGGCTTTAGGACACACCGGATATCACAATGCAAAACACGCTAGTGAAAACGCTGCAGCAATCTTTGCCATAGGTACCTGTTCCAGTTTTGGAGGTGTTCAGGCGGCTCGTCCAAACCCTTCAAATTCACAAGCTATGAGCAAGGTTACAAGCAAGCCTGTTATTAATGTTCCTGGCTGTCCTCCAAGCGAAAAAAATATCGTAGGAAACGTACTTCACTATATTTTATTTGGGACACTTCCGGCTCTTGATGTATTTAATCGTCCAAAATGGGCTTACGGTCTTAGGATTCACGATCTTTGCGAAAGACGCGGACGCTTTGACGCGGGCGAATTTGTTCAAAGATTTGGTGATGAGGGCGCAAAAGACGGATACTGCTTATATAAAGTCGGCTGCAAGGGTCCATACACATTCAATAATTGCTCACGCGAGAGATTTAATCAGCATACAAGCTGGCCTGTTCAAGCAGGTCACGGCTGCATAGGTTGTAGTGAGCCTGATTTCTGGGATACCATGGGACCATTTGAAGAGCCTATGGGGGATAGACTGTTTGACACCGTTTTGGGTCTTGGTGCCGATAATGTAAGCGACAAGATAGGCATAGGTGTGCTTGCGCTTGCTGGTATAGGTATGGCTGCACACGCTGCACTTGCTGTTTTTGCAAAAGATAAAGAAGAGAAAGAGGCATAA